A genomic segment from Klebsiella africana encodes:
- a CDS encoding PTS lactose/cellobiose transporter subunit IIA translates to MELEEQVMGIIINAGQSRSLCYEALHAAKAGDFATADAKMQEAAHYSREAHLVQTQLIEADEGEGKTKMTLVMVHAQDHLMTSILAKELIAELIAIYRAQPLHA, encoded by the coding sequence ATGGAATTAGAAGAACAGGTGATGGGGATCATCATCAACGCCGGTCAGTCACGCAGCCTGTGCTACGAAGCGCTGCACGCCGCTAAAGCGGGTGATTTCGCCACCGCCGACGCCAAAATGCAGGAAGCGGCCCATTATTCCCGCGAAGCTCACCTTGTACAGACCCAGCTTATCGAAGCTGACGAAGGCGAGGGAAAAACCAAAATGACGCTGGTAATGGTCCATGCTCAGGATCACCTGATGACCTCCATTCTGGCGAAAGAGCTGATTGCCGAACTGATTGCGATTTACCGCGCGCAGCCGCTTCACGCCTAG
- a CDS encoding PTS sugar transporter subunit IIC has translation MSSLYAKLIDVIERQITPMAGAIGQQKYVTSIRDGFITALPFMIVGSFLLVFIFPPFSPDTTWGFARAWLQFSLDHRDALMLPFNFSMGVMTLFIAVGIAASLAKHHHLDSLTAGMLSLMSFLLVAAPLKDGQISTAYFSGQGIFTAILVAIYSTELYAFLKRHNITIRLPPEVPAGVARSFEILIPVLAIILTLHPLNLFIEAQLGMIIPEAIMSLVKPLVAASDTLPAILLSVLVCQVLWFAGIHGALIVTGIMNPFWMANLSVNQAAMAAGIAIPHIYVQGFWDHYLLIGGVGSTLPLALMLLRSKAVHLRTIGRMGVVPGVFNINEPILFGAPIIMNPLFFLPFVLVPMVNATLAYFALKLDLVSRVVSMTPWTTPAPIGASWAANWSFSPVILCLICMATAMVMYLPFLKAYEKQLLAQERENAVGQADNAAQTA, from the coding sequence ATGAGCTCTCTGTACGCTAAATTGATCGACGTGATCGAACGGCAGATCACGCCTATGGCGGGGGCGATCGGCCAGCAAAAATACGTCACCTCCATCCGCGACGGTTTTATTACCGCCCTACCCTTTATGATCGTCGGCTCGTTTTTGCTGGTATTTATCTTCCCGCCGTTTTCTCCGGATACGACGTGGGGCTTTGCCCGCGCCTGGCTGCAATTTTCGCTCGATCATCGCGATGCGCTGATGCTGCCGTTCAACTTCAGCATGGGGGTGATGACCCTGTTCATTGCCGTCGGGATCGCCGCCAGCCTCGCCAAGCACCATCATCTGGACTCACTCACCGCCGGGATGCTGTCGCTAATGTCGTTTCTGCTGGTGGCTGCCCCGCTGAAAGATGGCCAGATCTCTACTGCCTACTTCTCCGGCCAGGGGATCTTCACCGCCATTCTGGTGGCCATCTATTCCACCGAGCTGTACGCCTTCCTCAAACGGCATAACATCACCATTCGCCTGCCGCCGGAAGTGCCTGCCGGGGTGGCGCGCTCGTTCGAGATCCTGATCCCGGTGCTGGCGATCATTCTGACACTGCATCCGCTGAACCTGTTCATCGAGGCTCAACTGGGGATGATCATTCCGGAAGCGATCATGTCGCTGGTCAAACCGCTGGTCGCGGCTTCCGATACGCTGCCGGCGATCCTGCTGTCAGTGCTGGTCTGTCAGGTGCTGTGGTTCGCCGGGATCCACGGTGCGCTGATCGTCACCGGGATCATGAACCCCTTCTGGATGGCCAACCTGTCGGTCAATCAGGCGGCCATGGCGGCAGGTATCGCTATCCCGCACATCTATGTCCAGGGCTTCTGGGATCACTATCTGCTGATCGGCGGCGTCGGTTCCACCCTGCCGCTGGCGCTGATGCTGCTGCGCAGCAAGGCCGTGCATCTGCGGACGATCGGCCGGATGGGGGTCGTGCCGGGGGTCTTCAATATTAACGAACCGATCCTGTTCGGCGCGCCGATCATTATGAACCCGCTGTTTTTCCTGCCGTTCGTGCTGGTGCCGATGGTCAACGCGACCCTGGCGTACTTTGCGCTGAAGCTGGACCTGGTCAGCCGCGTAGTGTCGATGACGCCGTGGACAACGCCGGCCCCCATCGGCGCCTCGTGGGCGGCGAACTGGAGCTTTAGCCCGGTGATCCTGTGCCTCATTTGTATGGCCACCGCCATGGTGATGTACCTGCCATTTCTCAAAGCTTACGAAAAACAGCTGCTGGCCCAGGAGCGTGAAAACGCCGTCGGCCAGGCTGACAACGCGGCGCAAACCGCTTAA
- a CDS encoding PTS sugar transporter subunit IIB, with protein sequence MKKIMLCCSAGMSTSLLMKKMIAEAEQRGLPVEINAYGVAEFAEQVGHYQVVLLGPQVKYMQQDLQKQADKYGIRVEPINMMDYGMQKGAAVLDFALSLIENKN encoded by the coding sequence ATGAAAAAAATTATGTTGTGTTGTTCGGCAGGCATGTCCACCAGCCTGCTGATGAAAAAAATGATTGCCGAAGCCGAACAGCGGGGCCTGCCGGTAGAAATCAACGCCTATGGCGTAGCGGAGTTCGCCGAACAGGTTGGCCATTATCAGGTGGTGCTGCTGGGGCCGCAGGTGAAATACATGCAGCAGGATCTGCAAAAACAGGCGGATAAATACGGTATCCGCGTCGAACCCATCAATATGATGGACTACGGCATGCAAAAAGGCGCCGCGGTCCTTGATTTCGCCCTTTCCCTCATCGAAAACAAGAACTAA
- a CDS encoding PTS sugar transporter subunit IIC yields the protein MNIQLMNVAVDIIEQRLAPLANVLTRNNHITAMRDSFALAMPFVIVGSLLVPILFPPVSIDGASRVGQVYLLLRPILLPTFQLTIGLVALIVAFGASASLAKQYRLPERLCGLTGSLAFLLFIGFRESAVSNVYLGGMGIFTALISSTYSIEIIRFFYKKGWCIRLPDEVPLMTRNGFQLLIPLLVVMLSISVMNAILLQTTGRIVPELISEAVRPLVLASDTLMAVLISLFICNLLWFIGIHGALIITGIMNPFWMTYLFENQQALAAGSPTLPHIYLQGFWDFYLLIGGIGSTLPLVLMAMRSRSRQLKSVAKIGLLPSLFNINEPILFGFPVIMNPVFLLPFLFVPLINACIAWYLTQLGILDRAVAMLPWSMPSPLGAAWSANGSWKNLCMSLFAMFNAWMLYRPFFKVYERQLAETER from the coding sequence ATGAACATTCAGTTAATGAATGTGGCCGTGGACATCATCGAGCAGCGGCTGGCGCCGCTGGCGAATGTCCTGACGCGCAACAACCACATTACGGCGATGCGCGATAGCTTTGCGCTGGCAATGCCCTTTGTGATTGTTGGCAGCCTGTTGGTTCCCATTTTGTTTCCGCCCGTTTCCATCGACGGCGCCTCGCGTGTCGGCCAGGTCTATTTGCTGCTGCGGCCTATCCTGCTGCCGACCTTTCAGCTAACCATTGGCCTGGTGGCGCTGATTGTCGCCTTTGGCGCCAGCGCCAGCCTCGCTAAGCAGTACCGCCTGCCGGAACGACTGTGCGGTTTAACCGGGTCTTTGGCGTTTTTGCTGTTTATCGGCTTTCGCGAGAGCGCGGTGAGCAACGTTTATCTCGGCGGCATGGGGATATTTACCGCCCTGATATCCAGCACCTATTCCATTGAGATAATTCGCTTTTTTTACAAAAAAGGCTGGTGTATCCGCCTGCCTGATGAAGTGCCGCTGATGACCCGCAATGGCTTTCAACTGCTGATCCCGCTGCTGGTGGTGATGCTGTCGATAAGCGTGATGAATGCCATACTGCTGCAGACTACCGGACGCATCGTACCGGAGTTGATCAGCGAAGCGGTGCGACCGCTGGTGCTGGCGTCCGACACGCTGATGGCGGTACTTATCTCTTTGTTTATCTGTAACTTACTCTGGTTTATTGGTATCCACGGCGCGCTGATCATCACCGGGATCATGAACCCGTTCTGGATGACCTATCTGTTTGAAAATCAGCAGGCGCTGGCGGCGGGGTCGCCAACGTTGCCGCATATTTATCTGCAGGGGTTCTGGGATTTTTACCTGCTGATCGGCGGTATTGGCTCCACTCTGCCGCTGGTGCTGATGGCGATGCGCAGCCGCTCGCGGCAGCTGAAAAGCGTGGCCAAAATTGGTCTGCTGCCGTCGCTATTTAATATCAACGAGCCGATACTGTTTGGCTTTCCGGTGATCATGAACCCGGTTTTTTTACTGCCGTTTCTCTTTGTTCCCCTGATAAATGCCTGTATCGCATGGTATTTAACTCAGCTGGGTATTCTTGACCGTGCGGTGGCGATGCTGCCATGGTCGATGCCTTCCCCGCTGGGGGCGGCATGGTCGGCGAACGGTAGCTGGAAAAATTTGTGCATGAGCCTGTTCGCGATGTTTAACGCCTGGATGCTCTATCGCCCCTTCTTCAAAGTGTACGAACGCCAGCTCGCGGAAACCGAACGCTGA
- a CDS encoding maltoporin, producing the protein MIKLKHSIPLALLSLAGASSPACADPKYDFALHGYIRSGILANSDGNRADSVGLMPDGKWRLGNEEDTKIELIPTVTLTADSGVVAKVQANLTHQSKCTSDWNCQDDDGHDVQFREGFAELSNLDFAPEMTFWAGKRYSSSNTSSHQFDWEYIQYNGTGGGFDNMDLGFARFDAGVYAFSPTDETKAYPVDKGDQGYPDDYSLNLWLKKIAGTGFDLELIGHHMNRNENHPTSAEKGYGVTGIYNFDGFYGLTGGYSRLALQYGKGLAAGDSLGKNGWGWANLENTQSWRVVLDSVASMGDLEISTFAFWQKDKNYRWWTEDENGWGRSMWVAGIRPYHQITRNFAMQYELGYEYLDDKNYKGVNGKGKGGLTKVTVAPTLTFDSGFWARPQLRFFVTYAKWDKGVSDALDGNYNWDTNTITAGGYSRSGSTDTVNFGVQAEVWF; encoded by the coding sequence ATGATAAAGCTGAAACACTCAATACCTCTGGCTCTCCTCTCGCTGGCAGGGGCCAGCAGCCCGGCCTGCGCCGATCCGAAGTATGATTTTGCGCTGCATGGCTATATCCGCTCCGGGATCCTGGCCAATTCCGATGGCAACCGCGCGGACTCCGTCGGCCTGATGCCGGACGGTAAGTGGCGATTGGGCAACGAAGAAGATACCAAGATCGAACTGATCCCCACCGTGACGCTGACGGCGGACAGCGGCGTGGTGGCGAAAGTGCAGGCCAACCTCACTCATCAGTCGAAATGCACCTCTGACTGGAACTGTCAGGATGACGATGGCCATGACGTACAGTTTCGTGAAGGGTTCGCCGAGCTGAGCAATCTGGATTTTGCGCCGGAGATGACCTTCTGGGCCGGTAAGCGCTACAGCAGCTCTAACACCTCCAGCCATCAGTTCGACTGGGAGTACATTCAGTACAACGGCACCGGCGGCGGCTTCGACAACATGGATCTCGGCTTCGCCCGCTTCGACGCCGGGGTATACGCCTTTTCCCCCACCGATGAAACCAAAGCCTACCCGGTGGATAAGGGAGATCAGGGCTACCCGGATGACTATTCCCTCAACCTGTGGCTGAAAAAGATTGCGGGAACAGGCTTCGATCTGGAGCTGATCGGCCACCACATGAACCGTAACGAAAACCATCCGACTTCCGCCGAGAAGGGCTATGGCGTGACCGGTATTTATAACTTTGACGGCTTCTACGGCCTGACCGGAGGCTACTCCCGCCTCGCATTGCAGTACGGCAAAGGGCTGGCGGCGGGTGACTCGCTGGGTAAAAACGGCTGGGGCTGGGCCAACCTGGAAAACACCCAGTCCTGGCGAGTGGTGCTGGATAGCGTGGCCTCGATGGGCGATCTGGAGATCTCGACCTTCGCTTTCTGGCAGAAAGATAAAAACTACCGCTGGTGGACGGAAGATGAAAATGGCTGGGGACGCTCGATGTGGGTCGCCGGTATCCGCCCCTATCATCAGATCACCCGCAACTTTGCCATGCAGTACGAGCTGGGCTACGAATATCTGGATGACAAAAACTACAAAGGGGTGAACGGCAAAGGCAAAGGCGGCCTGACTAAAGTCACCGTTGCGCCAACCCTGACCTTTGACTCCGGTTTCTGGGCACGCCCGCAGCTGCGCTTCTTCGTCACCTATGCGAAGTGGGATAAAGGTGTCTCCGATGCGTTAGACGGCAACTACAACTGGGATACCAATACCATCACCGCCGGCGGGTATTCCCGCAGTGGTTCCACTGACACCGTTAACTTCGGCGTACAGGCCGAAGTCTGGTTCTAA
- a CDS encoding CBM35 domain-containing protein, protein MKPMKNLLLMGLLSALGASGALAAERSHFSHFITRDGATLKDGDKVFRFAGIHAPELHRIEDDARGPCKADPRGWGQYFKWPTAQEQQNWIQAMVQTGAKAQRVYVLSVQQEFDKACGRETHILAPETADGMPRLNEKAMRVYDNMIAEADKQGLRLILPFIDHWWWWGGREQLAAFYHEKAEDFYRTDSKTFKAYLDVIRQVITRTNTVTGRAYYDEKAIMAWETGNELEDTNADFLHQTAAWIKKWAPHQLVVDGTYKKINPFALTDPNVDIVSNHYYTNADNNHPGQVTQDLRAVGGQKVYLVGEFGLLPADQLNAIMQSIVHSEVNGAQAAGGLIWGFRGHRHDGGFYWHKESTGHYSYHLPGFAKEGEANQEQAVVDLVRTAAAQMAGQQTMAPLPKPDAPLLRETTSPFTINWMGAAVGRSYDVERAASPTGPWTVVGQDISDGVNEWNPETMVLFRDDYRQLQLGHTYYYRVTAKNESGRSAPSNVISVKHSEENQPPVITLAPALTTTQDQGVELTASWQDDGLPSREVKVGWQHAGDGQVHFCHADRAQTRAWFTAPGTYALTFTADDGLLKSSKTVTVTVGEATGKAPADFCRFHGEVYGVADGRLTVMKSDKDALAVGEDGFLGPFANEGDKIGWQVQAPWSGQFLLNVTFNGKWGGKQNSFVVNGGAPQAVAFPQTDEQGQQLRIPVTLNAGSNQIDFGRFAGDWGYMFIKSIEVVAE, encoded by the coding sequence ATGAAGCCGATGAAAAACCTGCTGCTGATGGGGCTGCTGTCCGCGCTGGGGGCCAGCGGGGCGCTGGCCGCCGAGCGCTCGCACTTTTCGCACTTTATCACTCGCGATGGCGCCACTCTCAAGGATGGCGACAAGGTGTTTCGCTTCGCCGGGATCCACGCCCCGGAGCTGCACCGCATTGAAGACGACGCCCGCGGCCCCTGCAAGGCAGATCCGCGCGGCTGGGGGCAATATTTTAAGTGGCCGACGGCCCAGGAGCAGCAAAACTGGATCCAGGCGATGGTGCAAACCGGGGCGAAAGCCCAGCGCGTCTACGTACTGTCGGTGCAGCAGGAGTTTGATAAGGCCTGCGGGCGCGAGACCCATATTCTGGCGCCGGAAACGGCGGACGGCATGCCGCGGCTGAATGAGAAAGCCATGCGGGTGTATGACAACATGATTGCCGAAGCGGATAAACAGGGATTGCGTTTGATCCTGCCGTTTATCGACCACTGGTGGTGGTGGGGCGGGCGCGAGCAGCTGGCGGCGTTCTATCACGAAAAAGCGGAAGACTTTTATCGGACCGATAGCAAGACCTTCAAAGCCTATCTGGATGTGATCCGTCAGGTCATCACCCGGACAAATACCGTCACCGGCCGCGCCTATTATGATGAAAAAGCGATCATGGCCTGGGAGACCGGTAACGAGCTGGAGGATACCAACGCCGATTTCCTGCATCAGACCGCGGCGTGGATTAAAAAGTGGGCCCCTCATCAGCTGGTGGTGGATGGCACCTATAAGAAAATCAATCCGTTTGCGTTGACCGACCCCAATGTGGATATCGTCAGCAATCACTATTACACCAATGCCGATAATAACCATCCCGGGCAGGTGACGCAGGATCTGCGCGCCGTCGGCGGACAAAAAGTCTATCTCGTCGGCGAGTTTGGCCTGCTGCCGGCGGATCAACTGAACGCCATTATGCAGTCGATTGTTCACAGCGAGGTCAACGGGGCGCAAGCCGCCGGCGGGCTTATCTGGGGCTTCCGCGGCCATCGTCACGACGGCGGCTTCTACTGGCATAAGGAGTCGACCGGGCACTACAGCTACCACCTGCCGGGGTTTGCCAAAGAAGGCGAAGCCAACCAGGAGCAGGCAGTGGTCGATCTGGTGCGCACCGCCGCGGCGCAGATGGCCGGGCAGCAGACGATGGCGCCGCTGCCGAAGCCGGACGCGCCTTTACTGCGCGAGACCACCTCGCCCTTCACGATCAACTGGATGGGCGCCGCGGTGGGGCGCAGTTACGATGTCGAACGCGCCGCCTCGCCGACCGGGCCGTGGACGGTGGTGGGCCAGGATATCTCCGATGGCGTTAACGAATGGAACCCGGAAACCATGGTTCTGTTCCGCGATGATTATCGTCAGCTGCAGCTCGGGCACACGTATTACTACCGGGTGACGGCGAAAAACGAGAGCGGTCGTTCGGCCCCTTCCAATGTGATTAGCGTGAAGCATAGCGAGGAGAATCAGCCGCCGGTTATCACGCTGGCACCCGCCTTAACCACCACTCAGGACCAGGGCGTTGAGCTTACGGCCAGCTGGCAGGACGATGGCCTGCCGTCGCGAGAGGTTAAGGTGGGCTGGCAGCACGCTGGCGACGGACAGGTGCACTTTTGCCATGCCGATCGGGCTCAAACCCGGGCCTGGTTTACGGCGCCAGGCACCTATGCGCTGACGTTCACGGCGGACGATGGGCTGCTGAAAAGCAGCAAAACCGTGACCGTGACGGTGGGCGAGGCGACGGGGAAAGCGCCAGCGGATTTTTGTCGTTTTCACGGCGAAGTTTATGGCGTGGCTGATGGGCGGCTGACGGTGATGAAGAGTGATAAAGACGCGCTGGCAGTTGGCGAGGACGGCTTCCTCGGCCCATTCGCCAACGAGGGGGATAAGATCGGCTGGCAGGTGCAGGCGCCGTGGAGCGGTCAGTTCCTGCTCAATGTGACCTTCAACGGCAAATGGGGAGGTAAGCAGAACTCGTTTGTCGTCAACGGGGGCGCTCCGCAGGCCGTGGCCTTCCCGCAGACGGATGAGCAGGGCCAGCAGCTACGGATACCGGTGACGCTTAACGCCGGGAGCAATCAGATTGACTTCGGCCGCTTCGCCGGCGACTGGGGTTATATGTTTATTAAATCGATCGAAGTGGTCGCGGAGTAG
- a CDS encoding glycoside hydrolase family 1 protein, translating into MQQYQFPQGFLWGAAASGPQTEGVTNKRHRSIWDSWFAEQPERFYQQVGPQTVCDTYHQYPQDVALMKKTGFNSFRTSIQWSRLIADLETGAPDPDAVRFYHAYLDEMIANGIEPMINLYHFDMPEVLQKQYGGFESAHVAELFARFARTAFSLFGHKVKYWITFNEPIVPVEGGYLYDFHYPCKKDGRLAAQVAFNIMLAHAKAVTAYRELALVGEIGVVLNLTPSYTLTDSDADKKAAGYADLFFNRSFLDPLVKHEFPKALCEILAAHDCLPTTSKDDVALILGADIDFLGVNYYVPRRVKARESEYDLDYFTPEYYFENAVNPQGRFNPYRDNNEILPQAIYDIAANIRDNYGNIKWYLAEIGIAMDRQAEGEPGADGVIDDTFRIQLMEEHLVQLHRAIADGANCFGVHQWTFIDNWSWINAFKRRYGFWRLDLETGERQIKRNALWFAELATSNGFTSDK; encoded by the coding sequence ATGCAGCAGTATCAGTTTCCGCAAGGGTTTCTGTGGGGGGCGGCGGCGTCTGGCCCGCAAACGGAAGGAGTTACCAATAAGCGCCATCGTTCCATCTGGGACAGCTGGTTTGCCGAACAGCCGGAGCGATTTTATCAGCAGGTAGGGCCGCAAACCGTATGTGATACTTATCATCAGTATCCGCAGGACGTGGCGCTGATGAAAAAGACCGGCTTCAACTCGTTTCGCACCTCAATTCAGTGGTCACGACTGATCGCTGATTTAGAAACCGGCGCACCGGACCCGGACGCGGTGCGTTTTTATCACGCCTATCTCGATGAGATGATCGCCAACGGCATTGAGCCGATGATCAATCTTTACCACTTTGATATGCCGGAAGTGCTGCAGAAACAGTACGGCGGCTTTGAATCGGCGCACGTGGCCGAGCTGTTTGCCCGCTTTGCCCGCACCGCCTTTAGCCTGTTTGGCCATAAGGTTAAATACTGGATAACCTTCAACGAGCCGATTGTACCGGTTGAGGGGGGCTACCTGTACGACTTCCACTATCCGTGTAAGAAAGATGGCCGGCTGGCGGCGCAGGTGGCGTTTAACATTATGCTGGCGCACGCTAAAGCGGTAACGGCTTATCGTGAACTGGCGCTGGTGGGCGAGATCGGCGTGGTGCTCAACCTGACCCCGAGCTATACCCTCACCGACAGCGACGCGGATAAAAAAGCCGCCGGGTATGCCGACCTGTTTTTTAACCGCAGCTTCCTTGACCCGCTGGTAAAACATGAATTCCCCAAAGCGCTGTGCGAGATCCTCGCCGCCCACGATTGCCTGCCGACGACCAGCAAAGACGACGTGGCGTTGATCCTCGGCGCGGATATCGATTTTCTTGGGGTGAACTATTACGTGCCGCGGCGGGTAAAAGCGCGTGAGAGCGAATATGACCTCGATTATTTCACCCCGGAATACTATTTCGAAAACGCGGTTAACCCGCAGGGCCGCTTTAACCCCTATCGTGATAACAACGAGATCCTGCCGCAGGCGATCTATGATATTGCCGCCAATATTCGCGATAACTACGGCAATATTAAGTGGTATCTTGCGGAAATCGGTATCGCGATGGATCGACAAGCAGAGGGTGAGCCTGGGGCGGACGGGGTGATAGACGATACTTTCCGCATCCAGCTGATGGAGGAGCATCTGGTGCAGCTGCACCGGGCGATAGCCGACGGCGCGAACTGCTTTGGCGTACACCAATGGACGTTTATCGACAACTGGTCGTGGATCAATGCCTTCAAACGGCGCTACGGCTTCTGGCGACTGGATCTGGAGACCGGCGAGCGACAGATAAAACGCAACGCGCTGTGGTTTGCCGAACTGGCGACCAGCAACGGTTTTACCAGCGATAAATAG
- the flhA gene encoding formate hydrogenlyase transcriptional activator FlhA: MSYTPMSDLGQQGLFDITRLLLQQPDLAALSETLTRLVQQSALADEAAIILWNAGNHRAARYACDEAGHPVSYEDETVLAHGPVRRLLSRPDALHCDHETFADTWPQLIRSGLYRPFGYYSLLPLAADGRIFGGCEFLRHDNRPWSEKEFQRLHTFTQIVAVVTEQIQNRVSNNVDYDLLCHERDNFRILVAITNAVLSRLDIDELVSEVAKEIHRYFRIDAISVVLRSDRKGKLNIYSTHYLDASHPVHDQSEVDEAGTLTERVFKSKEMLLLNLHEHDTLAPYEKMLFEMWGNKIQTLCLLPLMSGNTLLGVLKLAQCDEQVFTTTNLKLLRQIAERVSIAIDNALAYREIQRLKERLVDENLALTEQLNNVESEFGEIIGRSEAMNNVLKQVEMVAHSDSTVLILGETGTGKELIARAIHNLSGRNARRMVKMNCAAMPAGLLESDLFGHERGAFTGASAQRIGRFELADKSSLFLDEVGDMPLELQPKLLRVLQEQEFERLGSNKLIQTDVRLIAATNRDLKQMVIDREFRSDLYYRLNVFPIHLPPLRERPDDIPLLVKAFTFKIARRMGRNIDSIPAETLRTLTRMEWPGNVRELENVIERAVLLTRGNVLQLSLPERDIVEPPRSPEVLPEEGEDEYQLIVRVLKESNGVVAGPKGAAQRLGLKRTTLLSRMKRLGINKDELV, from the coding sequence ATGTCGTATACACCGATGAGCGATCTCGGCCAGCAAGGGCTGTTCGATATCACCCGGCTTTTATTACAGCAGCCCGATCTGGCCGCGCTAAGCGAAACCTTGACCCGCCTGGTGCAACAGTCCGCGCTGGCCGATGAGGCGGCCATCATCCTGTGGAACGCGGGTAATCACCGCGCGGCCAGGTACGCCTGCGATGAGGCCGGCCACCCAGTGAGCTACGAGGATGAAACCGTCCTGGCCCACGGCCCGGTGCGCCGCTTGCTCTCCCGGCCAGATGCCCTGCATTGCGATCATGAGACCTTTGCCGACACCTGGCCGCAGCTTATCCGCAGCGGACTGTATCGTCCGTTCGGTTACTACTCGCTGCTGCCGCTGGCGGCGGACGGGCGGATCTTCGGCGGCTGCGAATTTCTCCGCCACGACAACCGGCCGTGGAGCGAGAAAGAATTTCAGCGGCTGCATACCTTTACGCAGATTGTCGCCGTCGTCACCGAGCAGATTCAGAACCGGGTCAGCAACAACGTCGACTACGATCTACTGTGCCACGAGCGCGACAACTTCCGCATTCTGGTGGCCATCACCAACGCGGTGCTCTCGCGACTGGACATCGACGAGCTGGTCAGCGAGGTAGCGAAAGAGATCCATCGCTATTTCCGGATCGATGCCATCAGCGTGGTGCTGCGCAGCGACCGCAAAGGGAAGCTCAACATCTATTCCACCCATTATCTCGACGCCAGCCACCCGGTTCACGACCAGAGCGAGGTGGACGAAGCCGGCACCCTCACCGAGCGCGTGTTCAAAAGCAAAGAGATGCTGCTGCTCAACCTGCATGAGCATGACACCCTCGCGCCATACGAGAAAATGCTCTTCGAGATGTGGGGCAATAAAATCCAGACCCTGTGCCTGCTGCCGCTGATGTCCGGTAATACTCTGCTCGGGGTGCTAAAGCTGGCGCAGTGCGACGAACAGGTCTTTACCACCACCAATCTCAAGCTGCTGCGGCAGATCGCCGAGCGGGTGTCGATCGCTATCGATAACGCCCTCGCCTACCGCGAAATTCAGCGCCTGAAAGAGCGGCTGGTGGATGAGAACCTCGCGCTCACCGAGCAGCTCAATAATGTCGAGAGCGAATTCGGGGAGATCATCGGCCGCAGCGAGGCGATGAACAATGTGCTCAAGCAGGTCGAGATGGTCGCCCACAGCGACAGCACCGTGCTGATCCTCGGTGAAACCGGCACCGGCAAAGAGCTTATCGCCCGCGCCATCCACAACCTGAGCGGACGCAACGCTCGGCGGATGGTGAAGATGAACTGCGCCGCGATGCCCGCCGGGCTGCTGGAGAGCGATCTGTTCGGTCACGAACGCGGCGCCTTCACCGGGGCAAGCGCCCAGCGTATCGGCCGCTTCGAGCTGGCGGACAAAAGCTCCCTGTTCCTTGATGAAGTGGGCGATATGCCGCTGGAGCTGCAGCCCAAACTGCTGCGCGTCCTCCAGGAGCAGGAGTTCGAACGTCTGGGAAGCAACAAGCTGATCCAGACCGACGTCCGGCTGATCGCCGCCACCAACCGCGATCTCAAGCAGATGGTTATCGACAGGGAATTCCGCAGCGATCTCTACTACCGGCTCAACGTGTTCCCGATCCACCTGCCGCCGCTGCGCGAACGTCCCGACGATATCCCGCTGCTGGTGAAGGCCTTTACCTTTAAAATCGCCCGCCGCATGGGGCGCAACATTGACAGCATCCCGGCGGAAACTCTGCGCACTCTGACCCGTATGGAGTGGCCGGGCAACGTACGCGAGCTGGAAAACGTCATCGAACGTGCGGTCCTGCTGACCCGCGGTAACGTGCTGCAGCTCTCCCTGCCGGAGCGGGATATCGTCGAGCCTCCGCGGTCGCCAGAGGTCCTGCCTGAGGAAGGTGAGGATGAATATCAGCTGATCGTCCGGGTGCTGAAGGAGAGCAACGGCGTGGTGGCCGGGCCGAAAGGCGCCGCCCAGCGGCTGGGGCTCAAGCGCACCACGCTCCTGTCGCGCATGAAGCGGCTGGGCATTAATAAAGACGAACTGGTGTAG